The following are encoded in a window of Candidatus Woesearchaeota archaeon genomic DNA:
- a CDS encoding adenine phosphoribosyltransferase, translating to MEHIKSKIRTIPHWPKQGVMFRDITTLLKDAQGLKDVIKEFVERYKDAKIDFVAGIESRGFIFGGAIAHQLGVGFVPIRKKGKLPPEVETLTYDTEYSTDTIEMNKDAIKKGDNVLLVDDLIATGGTALAACQLIEKLGGNIVECAFIVDLPELKGKNKLLENNYKVFNLVEFEGE from the coding sequence ATGGAGCATATTAAATCAAAAATCCGGACAATACCGCATTGGCCCAAGCAGGGCGTTATGTTCAGGGATATTACAACATTGCTGAAAGATGCTCAGGGCCTGAAAGATGTGATCAAGGAATTTGTTGAGCGATACAAAGATGCCAAAATAGATTTTGTTGCCGGAATCGAAAGCAGAGGATTTATTTTTGGCGGAGCAATTGCGCATCAGCTTGGCGTTGGATTTGTTCCGATAAGGAAGAAAGGAAAATTGCCGCCAGAGGTTGAAACATTAACTTATGACACAGAATACAGCACTGACACAATTGAAATGAACAAGGATGCAATAAAAAAGGGAGATAATGTGCTGCTTGTTGACGATTTGATTGCTACCGGGGGTACAGCGTTGGCTGCCTGCCAACTTATTGAAAAGCTCGGCGGCAATATTGTAGAGTGCGCCTTCATTGTTGATCTTCCGGAATTGAAAGGAAAGAACAAGTTACTGGAAAACAATTACAAGGTTTTTAAT
- the mtnP gene encoding S-methyl-5'-thioadenosine phosphorylase: MVKIGIIGGSGLDDPKIMKDAKEIEVMTPFGRPSSPLTIGSIEGVDVVLIARHGRKHTIPPSQVNFRANIHALKEQGCTHILATTACGSLRQEIGRGDFVILNQFIDFTRHRKITFYEEFEPGAENAKHTPMADPFSEGLRRKLIEAGKELGLRMHEKGTVVTIEGPRFSTRAESNMFRIWGADVINMSVAPEAILANEAGIPYAVVAMSTDYDCWKTDEAPVEWHEILKVFEKNVANVKRLLLKVITKIT; this comes from the coding sequence ATGGTTAAAATAGGAATTATCGGAGGCTCCGGGCTGGACGATCCAAAAATAATGAAAGATGCAAAAGAAATAGAAGTCATGACTCCTTTTGGCAGGCCGTCTTCGCCATTAACAATCGGCTCTATTGAAGGTGTTGATGTTGTGCTTATTGCACGGCATGGAAGAAAACATACTATTCCGCCATCTCAGGTTAATTTCAGGGCAAACATTCATGCATTGAAGGAGCAGGGCTGCACTCATATATTGGCAACAACTGCCTGCGGCTCTTTAAGGCAGGAAATCGGGAGAGGGGATTTTGTCATTCTCAACCAGTTCATAGATTTTACAAGGCACAGAAAGATAACTTTTTACGAAGAATTTGAGCCGGGTGCTGAGAACGCAAAGCATACGCCTATGGCAGACCCTTTTTCAGAAGGATTAAGAAGGAAATTGATAGAAGCTGGAAAAGAATTGGGCTTAAGAATGCATGAAAAAGGGACAGTTGTAACAATTGAAGGCCCGAGGTTTTCAACAAGGGCAGAATCCAATATGTTCAGGATATGGGGTGCAGATGTAATAAATATGTCAGTTGCCCCGGAAGCAATACTTGCAAATGAAGCCGGCATTCCATATGCTGTTGTTGCCATGTCAACTGACTATGACTGCTGGAAAACAGATGAAGCTCCGGTTGAATGGCATGAGATATTAAAAGTATTTGAGAAGAATGTCGCCAATGTAAAACGATTATTGCTGAAAGTCATAACAAAGATAACATAG